The following coding sequences lie in one Zingiber officinale cultivar Zhangliang chromosome 2B, Zo_v1.1, whole genome shotgun sequence genomic window:
- the LOC122045873 gene encoding non-specific lipid transfer protein GPI-anchored 7-like isoform X1 — protein MHATTTMAQCSLNYSVLSQSSRSMEKLMATLLLALVLLPPGEVEAQTSQTCAAELVPCGQYLNLTTGTPSDSCCIPMRNAVENELDCLCAILTDPSVSSAFNLTIERTTHIARACGIANLNGCSSGPSSSRTPPPPPAVLEFYQNFNFCFSI, from the exons ATGCATGCGACGACAACAATGGCACAATGCTCCCTTAATTACTCTGTCCTGTCACAAAGCAGTAGATCCATGGAGAAACTAATGGCGACGCTTCTGCTGGCGCTGGTCCTTTTGCCGCCGGGAGAAGTGGAAGCGCAAACTTCTCAGACTTGTGCGGCGGAACTGGTCCCCTGCGGGCAGTACCTCAACTTGACGACGGGAACGCCGTCGGATTCCTGCTGCATCCCAATGCGTAACGCTGTCGAGAACGAGCTCGACTGCCTCTGCGCCATCCTCACCGACCCCAGCGTCTCCAGTGCCTTTAACCTCACCATCGAGAGGACCACCCATATCGCCAGGGCCTGCGGCATCGCCAACCTCAACGGCTGCTCCTCCG GTCCATCGTCATCCCGCACACCTCCTCCCCCTCCAGCAGTACTTGAATTTtaccaaaatttcaatttttgcttttcaatttga
- the LOC122045874 gene encoding uncharacterized protein LOC122045874: protein METAILSTSASMGIPLHAANFSDVISTSVQSSSGLQNNWLGKSAHISMADIVKMGRPQGKHPSMPAIASGKPYISENAATSNGSHVNAKQIPASILPSEAKEKLDSFQESTYISDINHGLGTAKNQHISTDGWDICDEQPTESVPNFTDISGASAVYANPSALAASSMVIAGSDLYIDPCLEDFQDRDEDLTINLRQSNIFLYQRGR from the exons ATGGAGACAGCTATCCTGAG CACTTCTGCTTCCATGGGAATCCCACTGCATGCAGCCAACTTTTCTGATGTAATTTCAACATCCGTTCAATCTTCATCTGGTCTACAAAACAATTGGTTGGGGAAGTCGGCACATATTTCCATGGCTGATATTGTCAAGATGGGCAGACCTCAAGGGAAACATCCAAGCATGCCTGCCATTGCAAGTGGAAAACCTTACATATCTGAAAATGCAGCAACATCAAATGGATCACATGTCAATGCAAAACAAATCCCAGCTTCAATTTTGCCATCTGAAGCTAAGGAGAAATTAGACTCTTTTCAGGAATCTACTTATATTTCTGATATTAATCATGGCCTTGGAACTGCTAAAAATCAGCATATTTCTACTGATGGATGGGACATATGTGATGAGCAACCCACAGAAAGTGTTCCAAATTTTACAGATATATCTGGTGCCTCAGCAGTTTATGCTAACCCATCAGCCTTAGCAGCATCTAGTATGGTAATTGCTGGTTCTGACTTGTATATAGATCCTTGTTTGGAAGATTTCCAAGACCGGGATGAAGACCTAACGATAAACCTCAGACAGTCGAATATATTCCTGTACCAGAGAGGAAGATAG